One genomic window of Marinobacter adhaerens HP15 includes the following:
- a CDS encoding DUF1329 domain-containing protein: MKTITSVKSLTLAVGLMAGSGFLQAAELSAGDTINSGNLDQRLSDTFHGDSLDGLLTDLQKRLIREEGLEITLKDPEPIKLGEDYLEATEQYSASATFNPDTRMMEGWQAGMPFPNVDENTAYAAEKLIWNHHVAQPTKNFQDYPEFAYLFVDDERGLERTQEWVLRRYYMKGRLGEESTVEGDGDVLWKQLLYATYPADIRGLGLFTVRYDSPKLDDSWAYIKSVRRTRRLSGGTWMDPIGGTDQLNDDIEIFNAHPTWYPEYKLLGKRKVLVVANSQSTAWNEDASGSAAFPIVDLDNAPYWNPKDQWEPREVWVIEAVAPPEHPYSKKVMYMDAQFPRFYMADVYDRKGEFWKWMNYNLRTIETEDGDRGIVSNAGFTIDYQRRHATIFVLAPSAKLNTDGFDGNSISLRELEQAAVR, translated from the coding sequence ATGAAAACAATCACATCCGTTAAAAGTCTCACCCTCGCTGTAGGCCTTATGGCCGGCTCGGGCTTCCTGCAGGCCGCTGAACTGTCGGCGGGTGACACCATAAACTCGGGTAACCTGGACCAGCGCCTGTCAGATACCTTTCATGGTGACAGCCTCGACGGTCTGCTGACCGATCTGCAGAAGCGACTGATCCGCGAAGAGGGCCTGGAGATCACCCTGAAGGATCCGGAGCCCATCAAACTGGGTGAGGATTACCTAGAAGCCACCGAGCAGTATTCGGCCAGCGCCACGTTCAACCCGGATACCCGGATGATGGAAGGCTGGCAGGCCGGCATGCCGTTCCCGAACGTGGACGAGAACACCGCGTACGCTGCAGAAAAACTCATCTGGAACCATCATGTTGCCCAGCCCACCAAGAACTTCCAGGACTACCCGGAGTTTGCGTACCTGTTTGTGGATGACGAACGGGGCCTGGAGCGTACCCAGGAGTGGGTCCTGCGCCGCTACTACATGAAAGGTCGCCTGGGTGAAGAAAGCACCGTGGAGGGCGACGGCGATGTACTTTGGAAGCAGCTGCTCTACGCCACCTACCCTGCCGATATCCGTGGCCTGGGCCTTTTCACCGTACGCTATGACAGTCCGAAGCTGGATGACAGCTGGGCGTACATCAAGTCGGTACGCCGCACCCGCCGCCTATCCGGTGGCACCTGGATGGATCCGATCGGCGGTACCGACCAGCTGAATGACGACATCGAGATCTTTAACGCCCACCCCACCTGGTACCCCGAGTACAAGCTGCTGGGCAAGCGCAAGGTTCTGGTTGTTGCCAACAGTCAGTCCACCGCCTGGAATGAAGACGCCAGCGGCAGTGCTGCCTTCCCGATTGTCGATCTGGACAACGCCCCCTACTGGAACCCGAAGGACCAGTGGGAGCCCCGTGAGGTCTGGGTGATTGAGGCCGTCGCTCCGCCCGAGCATCCGTACAGCAAGAAAGTCATGTACATGGATGCGCAGTTCCCTCGATTCTACATGGCAGACGTTTACGATCGTAAAGGCGAGTTCTGGAAATGGATGAACTACAACCTGCGCACCATTGAAACCGAGGATGGCGACCGGGGCATTGTCTCCAACGCGGGCTTCACCATCGATTACCAGCGTCGTCACGCCACCATCTTTGTTCTGGCGCCCAGCGCCAAACTTAACACGGATGGGTTTGATGGCAATTCCATCAGTTTGCGCGAGCTTGAGCAGGCAGCAGTTCGCTGA
- a CDS encoding DUF1302 family protein, translating to MKRDNKNSTSIHRPWQRGLLASAVLAASVSVPQIASAEEDWLTKDWEVSGYIRQYLSWNLENPTLIGPDGEQRDDYRYDLSMARTVGKLDLYRDFGNWRTKITGRISRESPTDYGKDLQDVMDEWAATGGAAGSSVNLRDDVYDDEELREFWVQGDLTDSTNIKVGRQQVVWGETDFFQLLDVVHGYDFRWRSFLEPENEELRKPLNMVNLTQQFYDLDGSLQVLYIPGKLNDGEDRGNSYDVEGGRWANNPNKGITFASAPFGANVKYNYDHPDADMDDDSFGLRWSGLAGDWGYSVGWFRGPNPNPVVNPNPATNPGQPQLQTGPYEGVYEGGATEAGEFIYPFIDVFGVTANNYFAGPDLVFSTELAYIPNAPYNVGIESIAEGPGCGFFPGFCGIEEKKLFRSMFRIDKQLDLQDVLGTSRPSFFTVQLFNNWITDYEKEEQLVNLAGFGGETEEFSSIITAVLATNYANDQINPSLAIGSDLTYGGGFVIPAVELAYGDHIRVRLEADIFFHEKDQERPLQGFNDTNLFGYFSGNDQLLARLTYQF from the coding sequence ATGAAGAGAGACAACAAAAACTCAACCTCGATTCACCGTCCCTGGCAGCGAGGCCTTCTGGCCAGTGCTGTGCTGGCAGCGTCGGTGAGTGTGCCTCAGATAGCTTCGGCCGAGGAAGACTGGCTCACCAAGGACTGGGAGGTCAGCGGTTACATTCGCCAGTACCTGTCCTGGAACCTCGAGAATCCGACATTGATCGGCCCGGACGGTGAGCAGAGGGACGACTATCGCTACGACCTGTCCATGGCGCGCACCGTTGGAAAGCTCGATCTGTACCGTGACTTCGGCAACTGGCGGACCAAGATAACTGGCCGGATTTCCCGTGAATCGCCTACTGACTACGGTAAAGATCTTCAGGATGTCATGGATGAATGGGCGGCTACCGGTGGTGCTGCAGGCTCCAGCGTTAACCTACGCGATGACGTCTACGACGACGAGGAACTCCGGGAATTCTGGGTGCAGGGTGACCTTACCGATTCCACCAACATCAAGGTGGGTCGCCAGCAGGTGGTTTGGGGCGAAACGGACTTCTTCCAATTGCTGGATGTGGTGCACGGCTACGACTTCCGCTGGCGCTCCTTCCTGGAACCGGAAAACGAGGAGCTTCGCAAACCGCTCAACATGGTCAACCTGACCCAGCAGTTCTACGACCTCGATGGCAGCCTGCAGGTGCTGTACATCCCCGGAAAACTTAATGATGGCGAAGACAGGGGCAACAGTTACGACGTGGAAGGCGGCCGCTGGGCTAACAATCCGAACAAGGGCATCACCTTTGCCTCTGCCCCGTTTGGTGCCAACGTGAAGTATAACTACGACCATCCGGACGCCGATATGGATGACGACTCCTTCGGTCTGCGTTGGAGCGGTCTGGCCGGTGACTGGGGATACTCGGTCGGGTGGTTCCGGGGTCCCAACCCTAATCCTGTTGTGAATCCGAACCCCGCCACCAATCCGGGTCAGCCGCAGTTGCAGACCGGCCCCTACGAGGGCGTGTATGAAGGCGGTGCCACCGAGGCCGGTGAGTTCATCTATCCGTTCATTGATGTCTTTGGCGTAACCGCCAACAACTACTTCGCGGGTCCGGACCTGGTGTTCAGTACTGAACTGGCCTACATACCGAATGCTCCCTACAACGTGGGCATCGAGAGCATCGCCGAAGGGCCCGGATGTGGTTTCTTCCCGGGCTTCTGTGGAATTGAAGAGAAGAAGCTGTTCCGGTCCATGTTCCGGATCGACAAGCAGCTGGATCTGCAGGACGTGCTGGGTACCAGCCGCCCATCCTTCTTCACTGTTCAGCTGTTTAACAACTGGATTACCGACTACGAGAAAGAAGAGCAACTGGTCAACCTTGCCGGCTTCGGCGGCGAGACCGAGGAATTCAGCAGCATCATCACCGCGGTGCTTGCCACCAACTACGCCAACGACCAGATCAACCCTTCCCTCGCCATTGGCTCGGACCTGACCTATGGCGGTGGCTTTGTTATTCCGGCGGTCGAGCTGGCCTATGGCGACCACATCCGTGTGCGCCTGGAGGCGGACATCTTCTTCCACGAGAAGGATCAGGAACGCCCTCTTCAGGGCTTCAACGATACGAACCTGTTCGGGTACTTCTCCGGCAACGATCAACTGCTTGCGCGGTTGACCTACCAGTTCTGA
- a CDS encoding efflux RND transporter permease subunit: MISAFARSLSEFCIRHRVWVTAIIFVSTLLMALTLLKIDVRTVFSDMVPSDHEYVDVHETYKDTFGGSNKVSILVQARDGDIMTQPILEEVKRITRELAKVSGVNPFQVVSLASRKLKSVSASSMGIESVPLMWPDVPESDAGIEALREAIINNPLVYGIYVEPDLSSTLIQMDFYDHLVDYSKIFPQVQGILDASPVADQVTHHVVGEPILYGWVDFYLDETVSIALISLGAMLFALFLLNRTWRGTLLPLLSGVVSTIWALGIGVLLGFNFDPLVIVVAFIITARCFSHAVQLITRFDDLCDGEGVEPRKAAEQTMKELFRPGLLGLVSDAGAILCVVLTPIPLLQKVSIIGAIWVMTIGFSAVILTPVLLSWVKAPLRNAHPLNLRFLLNAVLSVAVKVVETRARFFVLPVTLILVAALVFKATDLTIGDATTGSPILWEDSQFNRDSALINANYPGTEQMFVVLEGEKEDALKRPDVLAWMQGFQRRMERLPSVGGSVSLADIVVDVRRNLYEGNPRYRELGATQLENGELISFYMQGAAPDDLAQFADPLFQNGSVILFFRDRQGETLRHATYQIRRYIEENPLEGVDVRLAGGSLGIIAAVNEILLSDQIEAIALALLVVILSCLAVYRSSASGIFFIVPVLISNVVTFAFMAWQGIGMSISTLPVVALGIGLGVDYAFYIVDSVKEYLEKDPGADPMDAIRQSLFSAGRGVLLTSVTLAAGVLFWSLSSLRFQAEMGTLIGLWLLVSAFTSLFVMPSLVRVLKPKFIFGDRPVKAESDQGMERLAQSTH, encoded by the coding sequence ATGATCAGTGCATTTGCCCGTTCCCTCTCCGAATTCTGCATCCGTCACCGTGTTTGGGTGACTGCCATTATCTTCGTGTCCACTCTGTTAATGGCACTGACCCTGCTGAAGATCGACGTACGAACCGTATTCAGCGATATGGTGCCAAGCGACCATGAATACGTGGACGTGCATGAGACCTACAAGGATACCTTCGGCGGCAGCAACAAGGTGTCGATCCTGGTCCAGGCCCGTGACGGCGATATCATGACCCAGCCGATCCTTGAGGAAGTTAAACGGATTACCCGGGAGTTGGCAAAGGTGAGCGGCGTTAACCCGTTCCAGGTAGTATCTCTTGCTTCCCGCAAGCTCAAGTCCGTCAGTGCTTCGTCGATGGGTATCGAGAGCGTACCGCTGATGTGGCCGGATGTCCCGGAATCCGATGCCGGCATTGAGGCCCTTCGCGAGGCCATCATCAACAACCCGCTGGTTTACGGAATCTACGTCGAGCCCGACCTGTCCTCGACTCTGATTCAGATGGATTTCTATGACCATCTGGTGGACTACAGCAAGATTTTCCCGCAGGTCCAGGGGATTCTGGATGCCTCCCCGGTGGCCGATCAGGTAACGCATCATGTGGTGGGGGAGCCTATTCTCTATGGTTGGGTCGACTTCTACCTGGATGAGACTGTCTCCATTGCCCTGATCTCCCTAGGCGCCATGCTGTTTGCCCTGTTCCTGCTGAACCGCACTTGGCGCGGCACCCTGCTGCCTCTACTCAGTGGCGTGGTGTCTACCATCTGGGCCCTGGGTATCGGGGTTCTGCTGGGCTTCAACTTCGATCCACTGGTGATTGTGGTGGCGTTCATCATCACCGCGCGCTGCTTCAGCCATGCAGTGCAGTTAATCACCCGGTTTGACGACCTCTGCGACGGCGAGGGTGTGGAGCCGCGAAAGGCCGCCGAGCAGACCATGAAGGAACTGTTCCGTCCCGGTCTGCTGGGGCTGGTGTCCGATGCCGGTGCCATCCTGTGTGTGGTGCTCACACCCATTCCGCTGCTGCAGAAGGTGTCGATCATCGGTGCGATCTGGGTGATGACCATCGGCTTCTCTGCCGTGATTCTCACGCCAGTGCTGCTGAGCTGGGTCAAGGCGCCCCTGCGCAATGCCCACCCACTGAACCTGCGCTTCCTCCTGAATGCCGTGCTGTCTGTGGCCGTGAAAGTGGTCGAAACCCGGGCCAGGTTCTTCGTCCTTCCAGTCACACTGATACTTGTTGCCGCTCTTGTGTTCAAGGCCACCGATCTGACCATTGGCGACGCGACCACCGGTTCCCCCATCCTTTGGGAAGATTCCCAGTTCAACCGGGACAGTGCCCTGATCAACGCCAATTACCCGGGCACCGAGCAGATGTTCGTGGTGCTGGAGGGCGAGAAGGAGGACGCGCTCAAGCGCCCGGATGTCCTGGCCTGGATGCAGGGTTTCCAGCGCCGTATGGAACGCCTGCCCTCAGTGGGAGGCAGTGTCTCACTGGCTGACATTGTGGTGGACGTGCGCCGCAACCTGTACGAGGGCAACCCCCGGTACCGGGAGCTGGGCGCTACCCAACTGGAAAATGGCGAACTGATCAGCTTCTACATGCAGGGGGCTGCGCCGGACGATCTCGCCCAGTTCGCCGACCCGCTGTTCCAGAACGGCTCGGTGATCCTGTTCTTCCGGGACCGTCAGGGCGAGACCCTGCGTCACGCCACCTACCAGATCCGTCGGTACATTGAGGAAAATCCCCTCGAAGGCGTGGATGTGCGTCTGGCGGGTGGTTCCCTGGGAATTATTGCCGCGGTCAACGAAATCCTGCTGTCCGATCAGATCGAGGCCATCGCTCTGGCGCTTTTGGTGGTCATCCTTTCCTGCCTTGCCGTTTACCGCTCGTCGGCCAGCGGCATCTTTTTCATTGTTCCGGTGCTGATCTCCAACGTGGTGACCTTTGCCTTCATGGCCTGGCAAGGCATCGGCATGAGTATCAGCACTCTGCCTGTCGTCGCCCTCGGGATTGGTCTGGGCGTGGACTACGCGTTTTACATCGTCGATTCGGTGAAGGAATACCTGGAAAAAGATCCCGGGGCAGACCCCATGGATGCTATTCGCCAATCCCTGTTTTCTGCCGGCCGCGGCGTGCTCCTCACGTCTGTGACCCTTGCGGCCGGCGTTTTGTTCTGGTCCCTGTCTTCGCTGCGATTCCAGGCGGAGATGGGCACCTTAATTGGGCTGTGGCTGCTCGTTTCAGCGTTCACTTCGCTGTTCGTGATGCCATCCCTGGTTCGGGTGTTGAAGCCGAAGTTCATCTTCGGTGACCGCCCAGTAAAGGCCGAATCCGATCAAGGTATGGAACGGCTGGCGCAATCCACTCACTGA